One genomic segment of Rutidosis leptorrhynchoides isolate AG116_Rl617_1_P2 unplaced genomic scaffold, CSIRO_AGI_Rlap_v1 contig155, whole genome shotgun sequence includes these proteins:
- the LOC139881441 gene encoding uncharacterized mitochondrial protein AtMg00810-like yields MTDLGEMKYFLGLEIEQTDNGVLIHQKKYPKEIIKKFNMEDCKEISALMETQLKLEQIKTSEEFDSTTYRSMIGSLIYLCASRPNLACTVNMMSCYNANPSKQHAVYVKRILRYVKYSLELGIWFESRSNSELMTFSDVSYANSEKCRSKSSYYCSFGSGIFCWSSKNQTIMAQSYAEAKYIVVNLIAKQAEWSKKILTDI; encoded by the coding sequence ATGACTGACCTTGGTGAGATGAAGTACTTTCTGGGACTAGAGATAGAGCAAACAGACAATGGTGTATTAATTCATCAGAAAAAGTATCCTAAGGAAATAATCAAGAAGTTTAATATGGAAGACTGCAAGGAGATCTCAGCACTAATGGAAACTCAACTGAAGCTGGAGCAAATCAAGACAAGTGAGGAATTCGATTCCACTACTTACAGAAGTATGATAGGTTCCTTAATATACCTATGTGCTTCTAGGCCAAATTTGGCTTGTACAGTTAATATGATGTCCTGTTACAATGCCAATCCATCCAAACAACATGCTGTCTATGTGAAAAGGATCCTAAGGTATGTAAAGTACAGTTTGGAGCTTGGAATCTGGTTTGAAAGTCGTAGTAATAGTGAATTGATGACATTTAGTGATGTAAGCTATGCCAACAGTGAGAAATGCAGGAGTAAAAGTAGCTATTATTGCAGTTTTGGCTCAGGCATTTTCTGTTGGAGTTCAAAGAATCAGACAATTATGGCTCAATCATATGCAGAAGCTAAATATATTGTAGTCAACCTGATAGCAAAGCAAGCAGAGTGGAGTAAGAAGATTCTTACAGACATCTGA